A single region of the Triticum dicoccoides isolate Atlit2015 ecotype Zavitan chromosome 2B, WEW_v2.0, whole genome shotgun sequence genome encodes:
- the LOC119368839 gene encoding probable esterase PIR7A, producing MEGGKKQQHHHHHFVLIHGVCHGAWSWYRVSTALEAAGHRVTAPDMAGCGASPGRGEEVASFEDYSRPLLDAVAALPEGEQAVLVAHSFGGQSLALAMERHPEKVSVAVFVTATMPAAGKPMTYAFNQLSQGKGPDFFMDCALGSAGDPRNPDKTFLFGPKYMARRVYQLSPPEDLTLGIAMVRPSRRFLNDDTMNGDVLTPARYGAVRRVYVVAEDDEWKPAEMQRLMASWNPGTEVMGLQGADHMPMFSKPRELSELLMVIANKYPGS from the exons ATGGAAGGCGGCAAGaagcagcagcaccaccaccaccacttcgtcCTGATCCACGGCGTGTGTCACGGCGCGTGGTCCTGGTACAGGGTGTCCACCGccctggaggccgccggccaccGCGTCACCGCGCCGGACATGGCCGGGTGCGGCGCCAGCCCCGGGCGCGGCGAGGAGGTGGCGTCCTTCGAGGACTACAGCCGGCCGCTGCTGGACGCGGTGGCGGCGCTGCCGGAGGGCGAGCAGGCGGTCCTCGTCGCCCACAGCTTCGGCGGGCAGAGCCTCGCGCTGGCCATGGAGAGGCACCCGGAAAAGGTCTCCGTGGCCGTGTTCGTCACGGCCACCATGCCCGCCGCCGGGAAGCCCATGACCTACGCCTTCAaccag CTATCGCAAGGGAAAGGGCCGGATTTCTTCATGGATTGCGCGCTCGGAAGCGCCGGCGATCCCCGGAATCCGGACAAGACGTTCCTGTTCGGGCCAAAGTACATGGCGCGGAGAGTGTATCAGCTGAGCCCTCCTGAG GATCTGACCCTGGGAATCGCGATGGTGAGGCCGTCACGGCGGTTCCTAAACGACGACACGATGAACGGGGACGTCCTGACGCCGGCGAGGTACGGAGCGGTGAGGCGTGTGTACGTCGTGGCCGAGGACGACGAGTGGAAGCCGGCGGAGATGCAGCGGCTGATGGCCTCGTGGAACCCCGGCACTGAGGTCATGGGACTGCAGGGAGCTGATCATATGCCCATGTTCTCAAAGCCGAGGGAGCTCTCAGAATTACTCATGGTCATTGCCAACA